The following are from one region of the Microbacterium paraoxydans genome:
- a CDS encoding carbohydrate ABC transporter permease, with product MTTTRLVTVAPPTKRRSRRPQAADAPPPSIAPGPAARTFGIIALVVATLYFLVPVFWLVVASTKNNTDLTSTFGFWFAEPNLAANYDSLMGWTQGLFWRWVGNSLFYSLSAGVIGTLFAVMAGYAIAKFAFPGKKLAVGIIMAGLLLPVALLTVPLYIEFQALGLTNTVWAIIIPSAVSPFGVFLGMVYAQSSVPTELLEAARIDGAGEARIFFTIVLRLLGPAMVTIFLFIFVATWNNFLLPLMMISSPDLKPVTLGLYGMMSYFSPDKGAVMLGALLGVIPLIALFFTLQKYWRSGLAAGAVKG from the coding sequence ATGACCACCACACGACTCGTCACCGTGGCTCCGCCGACGAAGCGGCGCTCCCGCAGGCCGCAGGCGGCGGACGCCCCTCCTCCTTCGATCGCCCCCGGCCCCGCCGCGCGCACGTTCGGCATCATCGCCCTCGTCGTCGCCACCTTGTACTTCCTCGTACCGGTGTTCTGGCTCGTGGTCGCCTCGACGAAGAACAACACCGACCTCACGTCGACGTTCGGCTTCTGGTTCGCCGAGCCGAACCTCGCTGCCAACTACGACAGCCTCATGGGCTGGACGCAGGGGCTGTTCTGGCGCTGGGTCGGCAACTCCCTGTTCTACTCGCTCAGCGCCGGGGTCATCGGCACGCTGTTCGCCGTGATGGCCGGCTACGCGATCGCCAAGTTCGCCTTCCCCGGGAAGAAGCTCGCGGTCGGCATCATCATGGCGGGGCTCCTCCTGCCCGTCGCCCTGCTCACGGTGCCGCTGTACATCGAGTTCCAGGCGCTCGGCCTCACGAACACGGTGTGGGCGATCATCATCCCCTCGGCGGTCTCGCCGTTCGGCGTCTTCCTCGGCATGGTCTACGCGCAGTCCTCGGTGCCGACGGAGCTGCTGGAGGCCGCCCGCATCGACGGCGCCGGTGAGGCCCGGATCTTCTTCACGATCGTGCTGCGGCTGCTCGGCCCCGCGATGGTGACGATCTTCCTGTTCATCTTCGTGGCCACGTGGAACAACTTCCTCCTCCCGCTCATGATGATCTCCAGCCCCGACCTCAAGCCGGTCACGCTCGGCCTCTACGGCATGATGAGCTACTTCTCCCCCGACAAGGGCGCCGTCATGCTCGGGGCACTGCTCGGCGTGATCCCGCTCATCGCCCTGTTCTTCACGCTGCAGAAGTACTGGCGCTCCGGTCTCGCCGCCGGCGCCGTCAAGGGCTAG